A DNA window from Mesorhizobium sp. C432A contains the following coding sequences:
- the odc2 gene encoding ornithine/lysine decarboxylase translates to MATQRILDFLATRRPSGPCLVVDLDVVRDNFRAFEKALPDSRIYYAVKANPAQEILRLLAAMGSSFDTASVAEVEMAMDAGAPADRISFGNTIKKERDIARAYQLGIRLFAVDCVEEVDKIARVAPGARVFCRVLTDGEGAEWPLSRKFGCVPAMAVDVLRHARTLGLDAYGVSFHVGSQQTDLTAWDRALADAKKVFATLADEGIVLKMVNMGGGFPTRYLRDVPAAQAYGQAIFSALRKHFGNAIPETIIEPGRGMVGNAGVIKSEVVLISKKAENDNVRWVFLDIGKFGGLAETMDEAIRYPIVTRHDGSETAPCVLAGPTCDSADVMYEKTPYPLPLSLTIGDDVLIEGTGAYTTTYSAVAFNGFEPLRSYVI, encoded by the coding sequence ATGGCCACTCAGCGCATCCTCGACTTCCTCGCCACCCGACGTCCGTCCGGCCCCTGCCTCGTCGTCGACCTCGATGTCGTGCGCGACAATTTCCGCGCCTTCGAAAAGGCGCTGCCCGATTCCCGGATCTACTATGCGGTGAAAGCAAACCCGGCGCAGGAAATCCTGCGCCTGCTTGCTGCGATGGGCTCGTCCTTCGACACCGCTTCCGTTGCCGAAGTCGAGATGGCGATGGATGCCGGTGCGCCGGCGGACCGCATCTCCTTCGGCAACACCATCAAGAAGGAGCGTGATATTGCACGCGCCTACCAGCTCGGCATTCGGCTGTTCGCCGTCGACTGCGTCGAGGAAGTCGACAAGATCGCCCGCGTCGCTCCCGGCGCGCGCGTGTTCTGCCGCGTTTTGACCGACGGCGAAGGCGCCGAGTGGCCGCTGTCGCGCAAGTTCGGCTGCGTGCCGGCGATGGCCGTCGACGTGCTGCGCCATGCCAGGACGCTCGGCCTCGACGCCTATGGCGTGTCGTTCCATGTCGGCTCGCAGCAGACCGACCTGACGGCGTGGGACCGTGCGCTGGCCGACGCCAAGAAGGTGTTCGCCACGCTCGCCGATGAAGGCATCGTCCTCAAGATGGTCAATATGGGCGGCGGTTTCCCGACGCGCTATCTGCGTGACGTGCCGGCGGCCCAGGCCTATGGCCAGGCCATCTTCTCGGCGCTGCGCAAGCATTTCGGCAATGCGATCCCTGAGACCATCATCGAGCCGGGTCGCGGCATGGTCGGCAATGCCGGCGTCATCAAGTCGGAAGTCGTGCTGATCTCGAAGAAGGCCGAAAACGACAATGTGCGCTGGGTGTTCCTCGACATCGGCAAGTTCGGCGGTCTGGCCGAGACGATGGACGAGGCGATCCGCTATCCGATCGTCACCCGCCATGACGGTTCGGAGACCGCACCTTGCGTGCTCGCCGGCCCGACCTGCGATTCGGCCGACGTGATGTACGAGAAGACGCCGTATCCGCTGCCTCTGTCGCTGACCATCGGCGACGATGTGCTGATCGAAGGCACCGGCGCCTACACGACCACCTACTCGGCGGTCGCCTTCAACGGCTTCGAGCCTCTCCGATCCTACGTGATCTGA
- a CDS encoding N-acetyltransferase, producing MAGRPEGVVSREAPASLVHDAVSRQVVPTPSVAFGDISPSRGESARAIPIVAETAADIALREALLDRAMGPMRRKKSSEKLRRGRRPSEGLAFIVRDAAGAVAGTVRLWDVRLGEGGPGALLLGPLAVDPALKNAGIGSALMRHALAEAARLGHAAVLLVGDVPYYGRFGFSAEKTGALAMPGPYERHRLLALELIDGALDGAHGTLKAAGRKLKAQRLSLAA from the coding sequence ATGGCAGGCAGGCCAGAGGGGGTCGTCTCGCGTGAAGCGCCGGCATCCCTCGTCCACGACGCGGTGTCGCGTCAGGTCGTGCCGACCCCCTCTGTCGCCTTCGGCGACATCTCCCCCTCGAGGGGGGAGAGTGCCCGCGCCATTCCCATCGTCGCCGAAACTGCGGCAGACATTGCATTGCGTGAAGCGTTGCTCGATCGCGCCATGGGGCCGATGCGGCGCAAGAAATCGTCGGAGAAGCTGCGGCGTGGCCGCCGGCCTTCCGAAGGCCTCGCTTTTATCGTGCGCGATGCAGCCGGCGCGGTTGCTGGTACGGTGCGGCTGTGGGACGTGCGTCTGGGCGAGGGTGGCCCGGGAGCACTTCTGCTCGGACCGCTCGCCGTCGATCCGGCGCTGAAGAACGCCGGCATCGGCTCGGCGCTGATGCGCCATGCTTTGGCCGAGGCCGCGCGTCTCGGCCATGCCGCGGTGCTGCTGGTCGGCGATGTGCCTTACTATGGCCGCTTCGGCTTCTCGGCGGAGAAGACCGGCGCGCTCGCCATGCCTGGTCCGTACGAGCGGCACCGCCTGCTGGCGCTGGAACTGATCGATGGTGCGCTCGACGGCGCGCATGGCACGCTGAAGGCTGCAGGTCGCAAGCTCAAGGCACAGAGGCTGTCGCTGGCCGCCTGA
- a CDS encoding SCP2 sterol-binding domain-containing protein has protein sequence MSVQDIAEKMRSRVASAGFEHSVKFDTGSNGVIVIDGATVSTTDAPTDCTIKLSLDDLDSLIAGDLNPTMAFMSGKIKVEGDMSVAMALSQLIG, from the coding sequence ATGAGCGTTCAGGATATTGCCGAGAAGATGAGGTCGCGCGTGGCGAGCGCCGGGTTCGAACATTCCGTGAAGTTCGATACCGGCAGCAACGGCGTCATCGTCATCGACGGCGCAACCGTCTCGACCACCGACGCGCCGACCGACTGCACCATAAAGCTGTCGCTCGACGATCTGGATTCGCTGATCGCCGGCGACCTCAACCCGACCATGGCGTTCATGTCCGGCAAGATAAAGGTCGAAGGCGATATGTCGGTCGCCATGGCGCTCAGCCAACTGATCGGCTGA
- a CDS encoding rod-binding protein, with the protein MAISPPSDIVLDVARAVDPADIEAARAALAKRANGVGGNFSVDMAASVDAGSILSRATADTAAANADPASKFKKFEAMVLQTFIQNMLPKDTEGVYGKGLAGDMWKSQLAERVADVMAERGGIGIAKSLLADHYKDGKRTVPIGPVSTGPHKTEIDQQTRLSTSLVEELQRKAARSMTGDETTIKTEIKI; encoded by the coding sequence TTGGCGATTTCTCCACCCAGTGACATCGTTCTCGATGTTGCCCGAGCCGTCGACCCGGCGGATATCGAGGCTGCCCGTGCCGCGCTGGCCAAGCGGGCCAACGGCGTTGGCGGTAATTTTTCTGTCGACATGGCTGCTTCGGTCGATGCCGGCTCGATCCTGTCGCGCGCTACCGCCGACACGGCCGCCGCAAATGCCGATCCCGCCAGCAAGTTCAAGAAGTTCGAGGCGATGGTCTTGCAGACCTTCATCCAAAACATGCTGCCCAAGGACACCGAGGGCGTCTACGGCAAGGGGCTGGCCGGCGACATGTGGAAATCGCAGCTTGCCGAGCGTGTCGCCGACGTCATGGCCGAGCGCGGCGGGATCGGCATCGCCAAATCGCTGCTCGCCGACCACTACAAGGACGGCAAGCGCACCGTGCCGATCGGCCCGGTGTCAACCGGGCCGCACAAGACCGAGATCGACCAGCAGACCCGGCTGTCCACCTCGCTGGTCGAGGAATTGCAGCGCAAGGCCGCACGGTCGATGACCGGCGACGAGACGACCATCAAAACCGAAATCAAGATCTAG
- the fliR gene encoding flagellar biosynthetic protein FliR, which produces MNILSQGVVIAAFLAFCRIGACFMLMPGLSSARVPVQVRLFVSIAATGGLLAFLWDKIFPFVDARPQVLAPMIISELLVGGLIGAMTRLYMEALRFMGSAIAMLIGYGGTGGPAIEEPEPQAALAAIISFSALLLLFVFDFDHEIIRALVASYTVAPVNAFFNPQAALVDLTDTVSDAFFLVIRLGSPFIAYAILVNLTIGFVNKLTPQIPVYFISLPFVIAGGMIIFYFAIGTMLSLFVDGFVDLTLAR; this is translated from the coding sequence GTGAACATACTGTCGCAAGGCGTCGTCATCGCCGCCTTCCTCGCCTTCTGTCGCATCGGCGCCTGCTTCATGCTGATGCCGGGCCTGTCCAGCGCCCGCGTGCCGGTCCAGGTCCGGCTGTTCGTGTCGATCGCCGCCACCGGTGGCCTGCTCGCCTTCCTGTGGGACAAGATCTTTCCCTTCGTCGATGCGCGTCCGCAGGTGCTGGCACCGATGATCATTTCGGAACTTTTGGTCGGCGGGCTGATCGGCGCCATGACCAGGCTTTACATGGAAGCGCTGCGCTTCATGGGCTCGGCCATTGCCATGCTGATCGGCTATGGTGGCACCGGCGGCCCGGCGATCGAGGAGCCAGAGCCGCAGGCGGCCCTCGCCGCCATCATCTCGTTTTCAGCGTTGCTGCTGCTCTTCGTCTTCGATTTCGACCACGAGATCATCCGCGCTCTGGTCGCCTCCTACACGGTGGCGCCGGTCAACGCCTTCTTCAATCCCCAGGCCGCCCTGGTCGATCTCACCGACACGGTGTCGGACGCCTTCTTCCTGGTCATCCGGCTCGGCAGCCCATTCATCGCCTATGCCATTCTGGTCAATTTGACGATCGGCTTCGTCAACAAGCTGACGCCGCAGATCCCGGTCTACTTCATCTCGCTGCCTTTCGTCATCGCCGGCGGCATGATCATCTTCTACTTCGCCATCGGCACCATGCTGTCGCTGTTCGTCGACGGCTTTGTCGACCTGACGCTGGCGAGGTGA